The following proteins come from a genomic window of Canis lupus familiaris isolate Mischka breed German Shepherd chromosome 31, alternate assembly UU_Cfam_GSD_1.0, whole genome shotgun sequence:
- the LOC102155229 gene encoding uncharacterized protein LOC102155229 isoform X5, producing the protein MRKIDDWQRAPSCCWATATAVFLQNTAWHLEHGAAKHQFSGAQSMVQVCEFSWTRGWLRPQRRELYGCTCTELGPKTYVRCGPECTREHECKDSSDTCYVRDSAESMNSMTAGFENLTKGESHRSGVEKRKGFLEERGWRWVLQKPSALDGQPMACEALPTVTSVLAQLGGRVLQFCDSTECAKNHMSTSPLNELEYSRQAIGTESRSVFA; encoded by the exons ATGAGGAAGATTGATGATTGGCAAAG GGCTCCTTCCTGCTGCTGGGCCACTGCCACTGCTGTCTTCCTCCAAAACACTGCCTGGCACCTAGAGCATGGCGCCGCTAAGCATCAG TTCTCAGGGGCCCAGAGTATGGTTCAGGTATGTGAATTCTCATGGACAAGAGGCTGGCTGAGGCCACAGAGAAGAGAGCTGTATGGCTGTACTTGTACTGAACTCGGGCCAAAGACGTATGTTCGCTGTGGACCAGAG TGCACAAGAGAACACGAGTGCAAAGACTCATCGGACACCTGCTATGTGCGGGACTCAGCTGAATCCATGAACTCCATGACAGCAGGTTTTGAGAATTTGACAAAGGGAGAATCACATAGGAGTGgagtagaaaagaggaaaggcttcctggaagagagaGGATGGAGATGGGTCCTGCAGAAGCCATCAGCCCTGGATGGGCAACCAATGGCCTGTGAGGCTCTCCCGACAGTGACCAGTGTTCTGGCACAGCTTGGGGGAAGAGTGCTCCAATTTTGTGACAGCACAGAGTGTGCCAAAAATCACATGAGTACGAGTCCATTAAATGAACTAGAATACAGTAGACAAGCTAtagggacagaaagtagatcagtgttTGCCTAG
- the LOC102155229 gene encoding uncharacterized protein LOC102155229 isoform X4 — translation MAGGTIQAITGIRAEGSLDNRDWAPSCCWATATAVFLQNTAWHLEHGAAKHQFSGAQSMVQVCEFSWTRGWLRPQRRELYGCTCTELGPKTYVRCGPECTREHECKDSSDTCYVRDSAESMNSMTAGFENLTKGESHRSGVEKRKGFLEERGWRWVLQKPSALDGQPMACEALPTVTSVLAQLGGRVLQFCDSTECAKNHMSTSPLNELEYSRQAIGTESRSVFA, via the exons ATGGCAGGGGGCACAATTCAGGCCATAACAGGCATCCGAGCTGAAGGTAGCCTGGATAACAGAGACTG GGCTCCTTCCTGCTGCTGGGCCACTGCCACTGCTGTCTTCCTCCAAAACACTGCCTGGCACCTAGAGCATGGCGCCGCTAAGCATCAG TTCTCAGGGGCCCAGAGTATGGTTCAGGTATGTGAATTCTCATGGACAAGAGGCTGGCTGAGGCCACAGAGAAGAGAGCTGTATGGCTGTACTTGTACTGAACTCGGGCCAAAGACGTATGTTCGCTGTGGACCAGAG TGCACAAGAGAACACGAGTGCAAAGACTCATCGGACACCTGCTATGTGCGGGACTCAGCTGAATCCATGAACTCCATGACAGCAGGTTTTGAGAATTTGACAAAGGGAGAATCACATAGGAGTGgagtagaaaagaggaaaggcttcctggaagagagaGGATGGAGATGGGTCCTGCAGAAGCCATCAGCCCTGGATGGGCAACCAATGGCCTGTGAGGCTCTCCCGACAGTGACCAGTGTTCTGGCACAGCTTGGGGGAAGAGTGCTCCAATTTTGTGACAGCACAGAGTGTGCCAAAAATCACATGAGTACGAGTCCATTAAATGAACTAGAATACAGTAGACAAGCTAtagggacagaaagtagatcagtgttTGCCTAG
- the LOC102155229 gene encoding uncharacterized protein LOC102155229 isoform X6, giving the protein MQPCNCGAPSCCWATATAVFLQNTAWHLEHGAAKHQFSGAQSMVQVCEFSWTRGWLRPQRRELYGCTCTELGPKTYVRCGPECTREHECKDSSDTCYVRDSAESMNSMTAGFENLTKGESHRSGVEKRKGFLEERGWRWVLQKPSALDGQPMACEALPTVTSVLAQLGGRVLQFCDSTECAKNHMSTSPLNELEYSRQAIGTESRSVFA; this is encoded by the exons GGCTCCTTCCTGCTGCTGGGCCACTGCCACTGCTGTCTTCCTCCAAAACACTGCCTGGCACCTAGAGCATGGCGCCGCTAAGCATCAG TTCTCAGGGGCCCAGAGTATGGTTCAGGTATGTGAATTCTCATGGACAAGAGGCTGGCTGAGGCCACAGAGAAGAGAGCTGTATGGCTGTACTTGTACTGAACTCGGGCCAAAGACGTATGTTCGCTGTGGACCAGAG TGCACAAGAGAACACGAGTGCAAAGACTCATCGGACACCTGCTATGTGCGGGACTCAGCTGAATCCATGAACTCCATGACAGCAGGTTTTGAGAATTTGACAAAGGGAGAATCACATAGGAGTGgagtagaaaagaggaaaggcttcctggaagagagaGGATGGAGATGGGTCCTGCAGAAGCCATCAGCCCTGGATGGGCAACCAATGGCCTGTGAGGCTCTCCCGACAGTGACCAGTGTTCTGGCACAGCTTGGGGGAAGAGTGCTCCAATTTTGTGACAGCACAGAGTGTGCCAAAAATCACATGAGTACGAGTCCATTAAATGAACTAGAATACAGTAGACAAGCTAtagggacagaaagtagatcagtgttTGCCTAG
- the LOC102155229 gene encoding uncharacterized protein LOC102155229 isoform X7 — protein sequence MSCWSFMAPSCCWATATAVFLQNTAWHLEHGAAKHQFSGAQSMVQVCEFSWTRGWLRPQRRELYGCTCTELGPKTYVRCGPECTREHECKDSSDTCYVRDSAESMNSMTAGFENLTKGESHRSGVEKRKGFLEERGWRWVLQKPSALDGQPMACEALPTVTSVLAQLGGRVLQFCDSTECAKNHMSTSPLNELEYSRQAIGTESRSVFA from the exons GGCTCCTTCCTGCTGCTGGGCCACTGCCACTGCTGTCTTCCTCCAAAACACTGCCTGGCACCTAGAGCATGGCGCCGCTAAGCATCAG TTCTCAGGGGCCCAGAGTATGGTTCAGGTATGTGAATTCTCATGGACAAGAGGCTGGCTGAGGCCACAGAGAAGAGAGCTGTATGGCTGTACTTGTACTGAACTCGGGCCAAAGACGTATGTTCGCTGTGGACCAGAG TGCACAAGAGAACACGAGTGCAAAGACTCATCGGACACCTGCTATGTGCGGGACTCAGCTGAATCCATGAACTCCATGACAGCAGGTTTTGAGAATTTGACAAAGGGAGAATCACATAGGAGTGgagtagaaaagaggaaaggcttcctggaagagagaGGATGGAGATGGGTCCTGCAGAAGCCATCAGCCCTGGATGGGCAACCAATGGCCTGTGAGGCTCTCCCGACAGTGACCAGTGTTCTGGCACAGCTTGGGGGAAGAGTGCTCCAATTTTGTGACAGCACAGAGTGTGCCAAAAATCACATGAGTACGAGTCCATTAAATGAACTAGAATACAGTAGACAAGCTAtagggacagaaagtagatcagtgttTGCCTAG